The Sphingomonas carotinifaciens genomic sequence GCCTCGATCGAGAAATAGCCCTGGCTGGCGCTCTTGATCCCGCCGACGTCGGTATCGCTGTCCTTGGCGAACTGTTCCGCCGCGGCCCGCGCGTCGCGCGTCGCCTCCGCCACCATCGCCGGCTTGATCGCGTTCAACCGGGTGAAGCTGTACGAAATGCCCGATCCTTCCTGCAGCACCACGCCCTGCCGGACCAGATCGAACTGTCGCGCCACCGCCCGCCGGGCGCGCGCGATGTCGGTGGTGCGCAGTTGCAGCCGCTGGTTGATCGTCACCGTCTGCACGCCGTTCATGTAATTCTGGTTCGCCCCCGCCCCGGCCGCGGTCAGCGCATCGGCGGGAAAGCCCAGTTGCGTGAAGAAGGCACGGATCGTCTGCGTATCGCGGTCGATCGCCGCCTGCACCTGCGCGGCATCGGTGCCCTGTTCGGAATAATTCAGTGTCCACACCGCCAGATCGGCAGTGACATTGCGCTCGGCCAGCCCGCGCACGGTGACCGAGCGATCGGCATGGCGCGCCCGCGTCAATCCGTCACCCAGCAGATACCCGCCCACGATCAACCCGACCGCCAGCAGCGCCGCCGCCGGCACCAGCCCCGAACGCAGTGCAATTCCCCGGCTTTCCATCACCATGCCGCCTCCCATATAGCCGTCGGGCATGCTGCGCGCCGCTTCCTGAACCGCGGCTGATGCAGAACAATGGAGTTGTTGATGACCAGGTACCTCCACACCATGATCCGGGTCACCGACCCGGAAGCGACGATCCGGTTCTTTGCCCTGCTCGGACTGGAAGAGGTGCGGCGCATCGACAATGAGCAGGGTCGATTCACGCTGATCTTCCTGGCGAGCAAGGACGATCAGGCGATCGGCGACCGCCGGGTCGAGGTCGAGCTGACCCACAATTGGGACCCGGAAACCTATGGCGGTGGCCGCAATTTCGGCCATCTCGCCTACCGGGTCGACGACGTGTACGAAACCTGCCAGCGGCTGGCCGATGCCGGGGTGACGATCAATCGTCCGCCGCGTGACGGCCACATGGCGTTCGTGAAGACGCCCGACGGCATTTCTATCGAACTGCTCCAGGCCGGTGAGCCCAAGGCCCCGGCCGAACCCTGGGCATCGATGCCCAACACCGGAAGCTGGTGATGGTGGAGATCGTCCGCGTTCCCGTGCTCAGCGACAATTACGCCTGGCTGGTGCACGATGCGGGGGAAACGGTCGTGATCGATCCTGGTGAGGCGGCGCCCGTGCTGGCCGCCGCCGCCGCGCGCGGCTGGGCGATCGGGCAGGTATGGACCACGCACTGGCACCCGGATCACACCGGCGGCAATGCCGAGTTGAAGGCGGCGGGCGCACGGCTTTTC encodes the following:
- a CDS encoding VOC family protein, which translates into the protein MTRYLHTMIRVTDPEATIRFFALLGLEEVRRIDNEQGRFTLIFLASKDDQAIGDRRVEVELTHNWDPETYGGGRNFGHLAYRVDDVYETCQRLADAGVTINRPPRDGHMAFVKTPDGISIELLQAGEPKAPAEPWASMPNTGSW
- a CDS encoding SIMPL domain-containing protein; the encoded protein is MESRGIALRSGLVPAAALLAVGLIVGGYLLGDGLTRARHADRSVTVRGLAERNVTADLAVWTLNYSEQGTDAAQVQAAIDRDTQTIRAFFTQLGFPADALTAAGAGANQNYMNGVQTVTINQRLQLRTTDIARARRAVARQFDLVRQGVVLQEGSGISYSFTRLNAIKPAMVAEATRDARAAAEQFAKDSDTDVGGIKSASQGYFSIEARDGEQSGYGVADTPLKKVRVVTTVDFYLD